A region of Vitis vinifera cultivar Pinot Noir 40024 chromosome 15, ASM3070453v1 DNA encodes the following proteins:
- the LOC100249458 gene encoding uncharacterized protein LOC100249458 isoform X1: protein MGKAKKAQKFAVMKKMVTSKALKKHKEEVLNPTKKDENKEKTSRNVPYVPSALFFKYNTALGPPYRVLVDTNFINFSIQNKLDLEKGMMDCLYAKCTPCITDCVMAELEKLGQKYRVALRIAKDPRFERLLCTHKGTYADDCIVDRVTQHKCYIVATCDRDLKRRIRKVPGVPIMYITKHQYSIERLPEATIGGAPRI from the exons ATGGGAAAAGCAAAGAAAGCCCAAAAATTTGCTGTCATGAAGAAGATGGTCACCTCCAAAGCACTTAAAAA aCACAAAGAAGAGGTTTTGAACCCTACCAAGAAGGacgaaaacaaagagaaaacctCCAGAAATGT GCCATATGTTCCGTCCGCTCTTTTCTTCAAGTACAACACTGCTTTGGGGCCGCCTTATCGGGTTTTGGTGGATACcaatttcatcaatttttctATTCAGAATAAA CTTGATCTGGAGAAAGGGATGATGGACTGCTTATATGCAAAAT gcACTCCTTGTATCACGGATTGTGTGATGGCAGAGCTTGAGAAGTTAGGTCAGAAATACCGCGTGGCTCTGAG GATTGCAAAGGATCCTCGGTTTGAAAGATTACTCTGTACTCATAAGGGAACTTATGCTGATGACTGTATTGTTGATAGAGTTACTCAG CATAAATGCTACATTGTTGCTACATGCGATCGAGACTTGAAGCGAAGGATTCGCAAG GTCCCTGGTGTGCCAATAATGTACATTACAAAACACCAGTATTCAATTGAGCGGTTGCCCGAAGCGACAATTGGTGGAG CTCCAAGAATTTAA
- the LOC100249458 gene encoding uncharacterized protein LOC100249458 isoform X2, with protein MMDCLYAKCTPCITDCVMAELEKLGQKYRVALRIAKDPRFERLLCTHKGTYADDCIVDRVTQHKCYIVATCDRDLKRRIRKVPGVPIMYITKHQYSIERLPEATIGGAPRI; from the exons ATGATGGACTGCTTATATGCAAAAT gcACTCCTTGTATCACGGATTGTGTGATGGCAGAGCTTGAGAAGTTAGGTCAGAAATACCGCGTGGCTCTGAG GATTGCAAAGGATCCTCGGTTTGAAAGATTACTCTGTACTCATAAGGGAACTTATGCTGATGACTGTATTGTTGATAGAGTTACTCAG CATAAATGCTACATTGTTGCTACATGCGATCGAGACTTGAAGCGAAGGATTCGCAAG GTCCCTGGTGTGCCAATAATGTACATTACAAAACACCAGTATTCAATTGAGCGGTTGCCCGAAGCGACAATTGGTGGAG CTCCAAGAATTTAA
- the LOC100249458 gene encoding uncharacterized protein LOC100249458 isoform X3, which produces MMDCLYAKCTPCITDCVMAELEKLGQKYRVALRIAKDPRFERLLCTHKGTYADDCIVDRVTQHKCYIVATCDRDLKRRIRKVPGVPIMYITKHQYSIERLPEATIGGGRLETVYLYI; this is translated from the exons ATGATGGACTGCTTATATGCAAAAT gcACTCCTTGTATCACGGATTGTGTGATGGCAGAGCTTGAGAAGTTAGGTCAGAAATACCGCGTGGCTCTGAG GATTGCAAAGGATCCTCGGTTTGAAAGATTACTCTGTACTCATAAGGGAACTTATGCTGATGACTGTATTGTTGATAGAGTTACTCAG CATAAATGCTACATTGTTGCTACATGCGATCGAGACTTGAAGCGAAGGATTCGCAAG GTCCCTGGTGTGCCAATAATGTACATTACAAAACACCAGTATTCAATTGAGCGGTTGCCCGAAGCGACAATTGGTGGAGGTAGGCTTGAAActgtttatttatatatatag
- the LOC132255157 gene encoding uncharacterized protein LOC132255157 isoform X1: MGKAKKAQKFAVMKKMVTSKALKKHKEEVLNPTKKDENKEKTSRNVPYVPSALFFKYNTALGPPYRVLVDTNFINFSIQNKLDLEKGMMDCLYAKCTPCITDCVMAELEKLGQKYRVALRIAKDPRFERLLCTHKGTYADDCIVDRVTQHKCYIVATCDRDLKRRIRKVPGVPIMYITKHQYSIERLPEATIGGAPRI, translated from the exons ATGGGAAAAGCAAAGAAAGCCCAAAAATTTGCTGTCATGAAGAAGATGGTCACCTCCAAAGCACTTAAAAA aCACAAAGAAGAGGTTTTGAACCCTACCAAGAAGGacgaaaacaaagagaaaacctCCAGAAATGT GCCATATGTTCCGTCCGCTCTTTTCTTCAAGTACAACACTGCTTTGGGGCCGCCTTATCGGGTTTTGGTGGATACcaatttcatcaatttttctATTCAGAATAAA CTTGATCTGGAGAAAGGGATGATGGACTGCTTATATGCAAAAT gcACTCCTTGTATCACGGATTGTGTGATGGCAGAGCTTGAGAAGTTAGGTCAGAAATACCGCGTGGCTCTGAG GATTGCAAAGGATCCTCGGTTTGAAAGATTACTCTGTACTCATAAGGGAACTTATGCTGATGACTGTATTGTTGATAGAGTTACTCAG CATAAATGCTACATTGTTGCTACATGCGATCGAGACTTGAAGCGAAGGATTCGCAAG GTCCCTGGTGTGCCAATAATGTACATTACAAAACACCAGTATTCAATTGAGCGGTTGCCCGAAGCGACAATTGGTGGAG CTCCAAGAATT
- the LOC132255157 gene encoding uncharacterized protein LOC132255157 isoform X2 has protein sequence MMDCLYAKCTPCITDCVMAELEKLGQKYRVALRIAKDPRFERLLCTHKGTYADDCIVDRVTQHKCYIVATCDRDLKRRIRKVPGVPIMYITKHQYSIERLPEATIGGAPRI, from the exons ATGATGGACTGCTTATATGCAAAAT gcACTCCTTGTATCACGGATTGTGTGATGGCAGAGCTTGAGAAGTTAGGTCAGAAATACCGCGTGGCTCTGAG GATTGCAAAGGATCCTCGGTTTGAAAGATTACTCTGTACTCATAAGGGAACTTATGCTGATGACTGTATTGTTGATAGAGTTACTCAG CATAAATGCTACATTGTTGCTACATGCGATCGAGACTTGAAGCGAAGGATTCGCAAG GTCCCTGGTGTGCCAATAATGTACATTACAAAACACCAGTATTCAATTGAGCGGTTGCCCGAAGCGACAATTGGTGGAG CTCCAAGAATT